The Neisseria subflava genomic interval ATTGTTGCTTCGGATCGGTATCGTTGCGCAGGTGTTCTTTCAGGCGTTGCAACTCTTTTTTGTCCAACCATTTATTACGCGAACGTTGCAACAGGATCACCAAAGCGGCGATTTCGTTACGCATATTGGTACTGAGCCAGAGGAAGCCTTGCCAGTCGTAATGCAGGCGGGCGGCCGGTTTGCTTAGTTCGGTATTGAGCGAAGTATCGATGCGGATACGGCGGGCGTAGTGGCCTTTGATGAGGCGGACGGTCAGGCGCAGTTCGCGTTGGAGCTGGTTGAAGTGGCGGTCGAGCAGGCGGATTTCGCTTTCGTTGAGCGTGGGCGCGCGAAGTTTGGCGGCGGTGGTCAGGAGCAGCTCGGTGGTGTTGACGATTTTGCGGTGGGCATGCTGCATGGCTTCCATCATATTGTTGCTGATGTGGCTTTCGCCGGATGTTGCGGCCAGATGGCTGCGGCTTTTGACCATGCGGGCGTTGATTTTGCGCATTTTAATCATGTTTTGCTCCAAACGCTCGCGCGTCATGCGCTTGCCGTTGCTGATTTCGGCAATCATTTTGGCGCAGTCGGTGAGGTTGTCGGCAAGCATGAAGCGCCACATCAGGGTGGAGCGCAGGGGCAGGAGTTTGGCGGCGGCAATGGCGATGGCGGCACCGATTAAAACGTTCATGGCGCGCATCAGGCCGCTGTCGAGCCAGTGGTGGCTGCTGTCGCCGATGAGCATGCACATGGTCAAACCGGCAAGCATGGCGACATAGCCGTTTTTGCCGACCGCAGACCAACCGGCCACTGCGCTGGCGGCTCCGATAATCAGATAGAAGAAAACGCCGTCTTGGAAATAATGCTGGTTCAACCATAAAACGGCCAAACCGACGCCCAAACCGATGGCCGTGCCGAGCATGCGTTCGACTGCTTTGGAGTAAATCGCGCCTTGGAATTGCAGCATGCCGAGGACGACAAAGACGGTCATGCCGATCCACTCGCCGTGTTGCAGGTGGAAGACTTTGGCCAACAGGGTGGAAAACACGATTGCCAAGCCGAGGCGGAAGGCGTGGATATGGCGGCGATAGCGGTAGCGTTCGTAGGCGTTGAGCCAGCGTTCGGAAAAATGGAGGCGTTCGGATTGGGCAGGCATGTTGTAAGACGTATGGGTATGTGGGGATGTAAATTATAACTGATTGGTAAAGCAGATGAAATTTGAACTGTTCCCCAATGGTTTGAACTATTGCAGAATTTCTCTATCGCAAGCGGATATAATGGCGGCTTTGAATCAGACAGGCGGTGAAGAAATGGCGACGGTTTTAAGCGCAGGCGTGGACGAAGCGGGACGCGGCCCTTTGGTCGGCAGCGTATTTGCAGCGGCAGTGATTTTGCCGGAACATTTTGACCTGCCGGGTTTGACCGACTCAAAAAAACTGAGCGAAAAAAAGCGCGATATGTTGGCGCAGATGATTAAGGAACAGGCGGTTGCGTGGAGCATTGCCTTTGCCGACCCCGACGAAATCCTGCAACTGAACATCCTGCACG includes:
- a CDS encoding FUSC family protein; translated protein: MPAQSERLHFSERWLNAYERYRYRRHIHAFRLGLAIVFSTLLAKVFHLQHGEWIGMTVFVVLGMLQFQGAIYSKAVERMLGTAIGLGVGLAVLWLNQHYFQDGVFFYLIIGAASAVAGWSAVGKNGYVAMLAGLTMCMLIGDSSHHWLDSGLMRAMNVLIGAAIAIAAAKLLPLRSTLMWRFMLADNLTDCAKMIAEISNGKRMTRERLEQNMIKMRKINARMVKSRSHLAATSGESHISNNMMEAMQHAHRKIVNTTELLLTTAAKLRAPTLNESEIRLLDRHFNQLQRELRLTVRLIKGHYARRIRIDTSLNTELSKPAARLHYDWQGFLWLSTNMRNEIAALVILLQRSRNKWLDKKELQRLKEHLRNDTDPKQQ